From a region of the Aeoliella mucimassa genome:
- a CDS encoding cadherin-like domain-containing protein — MARWRKCFPKVSLSRWWKDRIVENVCTAFREGAQAARSVVASTGTHIAMSRGGRKLGLQSLESRVLLAADLFVDDDWSSYAINDPIADVDSITPGDQAGVFGVDAFASIQAAIDSAAGSSIQVNDGVYQAVTLSSGTFTITAAGTSAEVASSSPALTVSGGATLDVDGLTFTDSTYDGESAILVTGSGTTLTLENATVRELNTGAAESLIQVDAGATLNISTATNGGNNTFVVNAGTEVVSSATFIDAAGTVKVDSSNTLQVAVPKNTAFEIDARLDGTTVTGLSTGSSTHGSVALVAGGNLRYTPTTGYTGPASFNYSLAGGLTNETVQITVFDTNDAPVITAPSTVGAVEETSQAITGITVSDVDAAAASNLTVALNVDHGVLDITLAGSASIEAGSTGSSSLTLMGSLADLNATLASLVYTGNGNFQGNEQLTIVANDAGNTGPGGPQETTKTLTIVVANTDDSFTLGGDSTTDVPEGGSKVITSADLNTDDPDGDTITYTITSLPSAYTGNGDFAGGAGLSLDDGATFLGLGDTFTQDDLGTLKYIHDGSETGGTTDTFGFSVSDGTTSYSDQLFTIDIIDQNSAPVISTPAGTITLAEEATVAIPSVSVTDSDAGENPISVTLTATGGTLSVVLAGDAEDGNSSGTAVLSLTGTQTDINDTLATLAFTGALDTYGEFTIEIHASDNGYSGGGGTQTSDKVVPVSISAVNDEPIIGGTQSFTVAEGQQITVAQSVLSAIDPDSVVEDITYTVTSLPSYGTLNKTTFTQAELNVGMVVYTHLGGEAPTDSFEVSVSDATGEGPIDDTAVISVAVTQVNDAPVVDVSLASQSIPNAVENEAFSFSLDANTFVDPDNSVVPGTDVLTLTAPGLPSWLSFDGTTFSGTPSNADVQAGSLTITVIATDLTNVSVSDSFTLTLVNVNDAPTVATTTGTTTYEENADAIVIDSGVSVADADNMNLVGATVTITNPEAGDQLVFSDTTEISGSYANGILTLSGTATVSQYQDALRSVKFVSIGDNPVGGNRIVEFVVNDGTTSSELISEEDGDDASLAYSKEVEVQPSNDSPLFSNGTLHVSEGAVISLASAISVIDPDTNPADVDITIESAPTWGTIMESGVASDGTFTLAQLQSGLVTYSHDGSENHSDQFELSVNDGGTPDYATVSVNISPINDAPALTNKISEQSPPAATEEQEYTFELAPDTFTDAEDATPPVLTAQLEGGAALPAWLTFDGTTFSGTPDQDDVQPGSLDIVVIATDSNLATSTDSFTLILNKINDAPTVTVGEEVTAFEEGTPVAIAPEISVADVDDTYLAYAYVTITNPEAGDTLVFVDTDNITGSFDGTTLTLTPVEDGATVEQFEAALASVQFSLSGANEHNPVEGTRVIEFMVEDATLDSNVATKEVTVTALNDAPYEVANTGMEIAENSTGNTLAMAALQFADYEGAATSDITYTLTNVDVELISLNLQGVGPITGGGTNNTFTQADIDAGLLTIDSLGTDALDGADHVTLTFDINDGSGNITSNVSFDINISRVNDAPVLTGDNQITATEEVDGTPVVTPIEIDDLAGSDEEDANNTLMFVVDSIPAYGELLIDGVAAVGGETFTQQDIIDGKIAYKHTSLLEPAGGLAGDSFDYTVSDSGSDLGIESVSGTLNIEIIESNDTPVVSGTLAAEFGNEDAANLVLTSNELTASDVDDVDDDLTFTITALPSSGSLLINNVPANLNQTFTQAQITNLEISYDFDESLEQSTSPFTDSFKFTVTDNRAVGAQTTGEQTFSLTITPIDDNVPTGVEGSIAVDEGAVEAVTELQGGLTSLLQLVSDADLGVAEHSELVVSEVNGTSVGPDTVIALATGTLTVQPDGTFAFAHNGAETPVTESFTFKVMDSANVSEEITVTIDVTNTNDAPVITTEDATGTTVVEEGTTTVKLATTAISDADVGDGNLRVTITSDAGQGTITASDLEDITVNLVDANTVTLEGTLEDLNAYLNSIGFDFSPVTDFAGTAEIAITVDDLGNAGVGGPLTGTDTLDILVTDVNDIPVIDGDNLIELGSIDEDTSLPQLDVFALTSPGGGADEAEQSFTFTGVSLTEGIGSLGFNSENGTIDFTPATDWFGSVTIEVEITDNGTTNGEADPMSTTATITFEVTPVDDAPTFTLGENPLITKDLTSTAFGFLQSLNLGNSEGESLANISFDVLNVADDSTVFTELSIEDPFGAGNLVMVPATDVTGIFDIRITITDGSDGPSGVETSTSMDFQIVITDGNGDPPTAVADSISGVLEGGVYDTASGADGTFSLLDNDTDPDITGDETGDPIDSLSVTQVSYGGLTVPAGTPIPTAHGTVTVNADGTLLYEHDGSENFTDTFSYTITDVNTRVTSDASVTIEIEPQNDSVPNAIAEVDITEGEEGTTLFTFDGQGSTDDDLPTDSLTYSWDFGDGTYGSGAVVSHTFADDGVYEVVLTVTDSALHTSESVPLTITVADVAPTATLSGAATVNEGASYTLTLDSINDPGDDTVTDVVIDWGDGIVETYELTTSTFVHTFANGTNTTSDIKVLLVNEDGYHDNAGVLPVTVNNVAPTGLLLNGGDVNEGNSGLVFVVGVYDPGTSDQVVFDYDFNNDGIYDLVGSTSSSAAVPASFLAEGGSVAPATDQTEVTVGVRLRDQDGGEQVLSTSFQVINVAPTVTPVVDTTANINEPFTKTIQFTDPGAEAAGFDYTLVIEDSGGKVVDTITGSTATTNRTVEFARTFTTTGTYTVSVTVDDNNAGGTSAVETFTVDVVDPDAFYTTLEVVNVTPTSSGVAIEFNQSLDMEQLNLYSGINGAAADMTLMRDGTAVKGSVVYDEATNTLTFVKTGGTLAAGNYTLTLKSGSEQFVSADGDLLAGNLANGDFTTTFSVGSSGSILSIPDFARGPGQGVDLTPGDAADVDLPIRVNNVTNLLSLDVEVHYDPALLQIDSVASAIDGLSVFASIDNENGVIVISASSTTPISGAELNLVNLIGSVPAEALYGASQVIELVTPAGLAGSLNEGAITATTDSAIHKAIFVGDVDGSMSYNANDTGIFASVVIGVTTGFPDIANGQASKATYPLTDPSIVGDVSGNGALGGLDRSLIAQEIAGIDPPQVPDLPAITAPLASAMLDPAFNLPETIYAVPGESVQVPVELDIESGASVYAAAFESLTDSGVVDFQGASKGADWDTNWELTQNEVSEGEVRVVVSNTAFQPAAEGVNQIVNLGYTIPATAEAGDTTTIEVSPLDPTDAGLVWTSDTGSVVVTYPGDYNRNGTVDQADYDIWKATYGSTTDLQADGNGDGTVSLADYTIWRDQLGLSVVSSTPATASAMTSASTEAPTASASSDMGTSVAPVSLGTEDTAEQLPTAVMAVQAPTAVESTVETTAWLQGPVQQSATQPFQRSFSTDESVAEDSGARDQALLLLGDAVEEDSSDLFGTSKEVVNKDNVESAWDLAFAEDGELAEARGTIGRFGARWNRGL; from the coding sequence GTGGCCCGCTGGCGAAAGTGTTTCCCTAAGGTATCGCTCTCTCGCTGGTGGAAAGATCGGATTGTCGAGAACGTTTGCACCGCGTTTCGTGAAGGCGCCCAGGCGGCCCGTTCGGTTGTCGCCTCGACTGGCACCCACATCGCGATGAGTCGTGGTGGTCGCAAGCTAGGTCTGCAATCCCTGGAATCTCGCGTGCTGCTCGCGGCCGACCTTTTCGTCGACGACGATTGGTCGAGCTACGCCATCAACGATCCGATTGCCGATGTCGACTCGATCACCCCAGGTGACCAAGCAGGCGTCTTTGGAGTTGATGCTTTTGCCTCGATTCAAGCTGCCATCGATAGTGCCGCCGGCTCCTCGATTCAGGTCAACGACGGCGTTTACCAGGCAGTCACCCTATCGTCTGGCACGTTTACCATCACTGCGGCTGGAACGAGTGCCGAAGTCGCCTCGTCTTCTCCCGCCCTCACGGTTAGCGGCGGCGCCACGCTTGACGTGGATGGCCTCACCTTTACCGATAGCACCTACGACGGCGAGTCGGCCATTTTGGTAACCGGAAGCGGAACAACCCTTACGCTCGAAAACGCGACCGTTCGCGAACTGAACACCGGTGCTGCCGAGTCTCTCATCCAAGTAGACGCTGGCGCGACGCTCAATATCAGCACAGCGACAAATGGCGGCAACAACACCTTTGTGGTCAATGCGGGAACCGAAGTCGTAAGTTCAGCCACTTTCATCGATGCCGCGGGAACAGTAAAGGTTGACAGCTCAAACACACTTCAGGTTGCAGTCCCCAAGAACACCGCTTTTGAAATCGATGCGAGACTCGACGGAACTACTGTTACAGGTCTCTCGACAGGAAGTAGCACTCACGGATCAGTGGCCTTAGTTGCAGGCGGAAACCTACGATACACCCCCACAACCGGCTACACCGGCCCAGCCAGCTTCAATTACTCTCTTGCAGGTGGTCTCACGAACGAAACAGTTCAGATCACCGTCTTCGACACAAACGATGCTCCCGTGATCACTGCGCCTAGCACAGTAGGAGCCGTAGAAGAAACCTCCCAAGCGATCACAGGCATCACCGTTAGCGATGTCGACGCAGCCGCCGCCTCGAATCTGACGGTTGCTTTGAATGTTGACCATGGTGTTCTCGACATCACACTGGCTGGCAGTGCCAGCATCGAAGCGGGCAGTACCGGATCCAGTTCGTTGACGCTCATGGGCTCCCTCGCGGACTTGAACGCAACTCTTGCCAGCTTGGTTTACACCGGCAACGGGAATTTCCAAGGCAATGAGCAACTCACCATCGTAGCGAACGATGCCGGAAACACCGGCCCTGGAGGCCCCCAAGAGACCACCAAGACACTTACCATCGTGGTAGCCAACACCGACGATTCGTTCACCCTCGGCGGCGATTCTACAACCGACGTACCGGAAGGGGGATCAAAGGTCATCACCTCTGCTGACCTGAATACTGACGATCCCGATGGCGACACGATCACCTACACGATCACCTCATTGCCCTCCGCGTACACCGGAAATGGCGACTTTGCCGGCGGAGCAGGTCTATCACTCGACGACGGGGCAACCTTCCTCGGTCTCGGCGATACCTTTACTCAAGACGACCTTGGCACTCTGAAATATATCCACGATGGTTCCGAGACCGGCGGAACGACTGATACCTTCGGGTTTAGTGTTAGCGATGGAACCACCAGCTACAGCGATCAGCTCTTCACGATCGACATCATCGATCAGAACAGTGCTCCTGTCATCTCGACTCCCGCCGGAACCATTACGCTAGCGGAAGAAGCCACTGTAGCAATCCCCAGTGTCTCGGTGACCGACTCCGACGCTGGAGAGAACCCCATCAGCGTTACTCTTACTGCTACTGGCGGTACCTTGTCGGTAGTCCTAGCGGGCGATGCAGAAGATGGTAACAGCAGCGGCACAGCAGTACTATCTCTCACCGGTACCCAAACCGATATCAATGATACCCTGGCAACTCTTGCGTTCACTGGTGCACTCGATACTTACGGTGAATTCACAATTGAGATCCACGCCAGCGACAATGGCTACTCCGGCGGTGGCGGCACACAAACCTCTGATAAAGTTGTGCCGGTCAGCATCAGTGCGGTCAATGATGAACCGATCATCGGTGGAACTCAAAGTTTCACCGTAGCAGAAGGTCAGCAGATCACGGTTGCCCAGAGTGTCCTGTCTGCGATCGACCCCGACTCTGTGGTCGAAGATATAACCTATACGGTCACCTCGCTGCCAAGCTACGGCACTCTCAATAAGACCACCTTTACACAAGCCGAACTCAACGTAGGGATGGTGGTCTACACCCACCTTGGCGGTGAAGCCCCCACTGATTCGTTCGAAGTGAGTGTAAGCGATGCAACAGGCGAAGGTCCGATCGACGATACCGCGGTCATCTCTGTTGCCGTTACTCAGGTTAACGATGCACCAGTTGTGGACGTCTCTTTGGCCTCGCAGTCGATCCCCAACGCAGTAGAGAACGAAGCATTTTCCTTCAGTCTCGACGCCAACACTTTCGTTGACCCCGATAACTCTGTTGTTCCTGGCACCGACGTTCTCACCCTCACCGCTCCCGGCCTCCCCTCTTGGCTCTCGTTCGATGGTACCACCTTCAGTGGCACGCCTAGCAACGCTGATGTACAAGCTGGCTCATTGACGATTACAGTCATCGCAACCGATCTTACCAATGTATCTGTCAGCGACTCGTTCACATTGACTCTCGTGAATGTCAACGACGCTCCCACGGTAGCCACAACAACTGGCACCACTACCTATGAAGAAAATGCTGACGCTATTGTCATCGACAGCGGAGTGAGTGTTGCCGATGCCGACAACATGAACTTGGTGGGAGCCACGGTAACGATCACGAATCCCGAAGCGGGAGATCAGTTAGTATTCTCCGACACCACGGAAATCTCCGGCTCCTACGCCAACGGAATCCTGACTCTCTCGGGTACCGCAACTGTTAGTCAATACCAAGATGCGTTGCGATCCGTCAAGTTTGTCTCGATTGGCGACAATCCCGTTGGCGGCAATAGGATCGTCGAGTTCGTTGTGAATGATGGGACCACTAGCAGTGAACTAATCAGCGAAGAAGATGGCGATGACGCGTCACTCGCCTATAGCAAGGAAGTAGAGGTCCAGCCATCCAACGATTCTCCTCTGTTTAGCAATGGTACATTGCATGTCTCAGAAGGAGCAGTGATCAGCCTTGCTTCGGCGATTAGTGTCATCGACCCCGATACTAATCCCGCTGACGTGGATATCACTATTGAGTCCGCTCCTACGTGGGGCACCATCATGGAGTCGGGCGTAGCTTCGGATGGCACTTTCACACTCGCTCAACTGCAAAGCGGTTTGGTGACCTATTCGCACGATGGCAGCGAAAACCATAGCGACCAGTTTGAACTTTCGGTCAACGATGGCGGAACTCCTGACTACGCGACCGTATCGGTGAATATTTCCCCGATCAACGATGCTCCCGCATTAACCAATAAGATCTCCGAGCAATCGCCTCCAGCAGCAACTGAAGAGCAGGAATACACTTTTGAATTGGCACCCGACACCTTTACAGACGCAGAGGATGCCACTCCACCAGTGCTTACGGCCCAGCTCGAAGGCGGCGCAGCACTGCCAGCATGGCTCACGTTCGACGGCACCACCTTCTCAGGAACTCCGGATCAAGACGACGTGCAACCCGGTTCGTTGGATATTGTGGTGATCGCCACCGATTCGAATCTGGCCACCTCAACCGACTCCTTCACGTTGATCTTGAACAAAATCAACGATGCTCCCACGGTGACTGTTGGCGAAGAAGTCACTGCATTTGAGGAAGGAACTCCGGTTGCGATAGCTCCTGAGATTTCGGTCGCCGACGTCGACGATACGTACCTGGCTTACGCCTACGTGACGATCACCAATCCGGAAGCGGGTGACACCCTGGTGTTCGTAGATACCGATAACATCACCGGCAGCTTCGATGGCACCACGCTAACACTCACCCCTGTCGAAGATGGGGCAACCGTCGAACAATTCGAAGCGGCGTTGGCCTCGGTACAGTTCTCTCTCAGTGGGGCAAATGAACATAACCCCGTTGAAGGAACTCGCGTCATCGAATTCATGGTGGAAGATGCGACCCTCGATTCGAATGTCGCCACCAAGGAAGTCACGGTAACCGCCCTGAACGACGCTCCTTACGAGGTTGCTAATACGGGCATGGAGATCGCCGAAAACTCCACCGGCAATACGCTTGCCATGGCAGCACTGCAATTTGCCGACTACGAAGGGGCAGCAACCAGCGACATCACCTACACCTTGACCAATGTCGACGTGGAATTGATCAGCTTGAACCTGCAGGGCGTTGGGCCGATCACGGGCGGTGGAACAAACAACACGTTCACTCAAGCCGATATCGACGCAGGCTTGCTCACCATCGATTCCCTTGGTACCGATGCGCTCGACGGTGCCGATCATGTTACCTTGACGTTCGACATCAACGATGGATCTGGGAACATCACTTCCAATGTCTCGTTCGACATCAACATCTCCAGAGTGAACGATGCACCTGTTTTAACAGGTGACAATCAGATTACCGCTACCGAAGAAGTCGACGGCACTCCTGTCGTCACACCCATCGAAATCGATGATCTTGCTGGCAGCGACGAAGAAGACGCAAACAACACGTTGATGTTCGTAGTGGATTCGATCCCAGCTTATGGTGAGTTGTTGATCGATGGTGTTGCCGCAGTTGGAGGGGAGACCTTCACCCAGCAAGACATTATCGATGGAAAAATAGCCTATAAGCACACTTCGCTCCTCGAACCCGCCGGCGGGCTGGCAGGTGACTCGTTTGACTACACAGTATCTGACAGTGGTTCCGATCTCGGTATTGAAAGCGTCTCCGGCACTCTCAACATCGAGATTATCGAGTCAAATGACACGCCTGTGGTTTCAGGGACCCTGGCCGCTGAGTTTGGCAACGAAGACGCTGCCAATCTGGTTCTCACCTCGAACGAGCTGACGGCCTCCGATGTCGACGACGTGGATGACGACCTCACATTTACGATCACAGCGTTGCCTAGCTCTGGGTCGTTACTAATCAACAATGTTCCCGCTAACTTAAACCAGACATTCACGCAGGCTCAGATCACTAATCTGGAGATCTCGTACGACTTCGACGAATCGCTGGAGCAATCGACTTCGCCATTCACCGACAGCTTTAAGTTCACGGTAACCGATAATCGCGCCGTAGGTGCTCAAACAACCGGTGAGCAAACCTTCAGCCTGACGATCACTCCGATTGACGACAACGTCCCGACGGGTGTCGAGGGTTCGATTGCCGTGGATGAAGGAGCTGTTGAGGCAGTAACCGAACTGCAGGGCGGGCTAACAAGCCTGCTGCAGTTAGTAAGTGATGCCGACCTTGGCGTTGCAGAGCACAGCGAACTGGTTGTCTCCGAGGTGAATGGCACCTCGGTGGGTCCAGACACCGTGATCGCTCTGGCAACCGGCACTTTGACCGTGCAACCGGATGGCACCTTTGCATTCGCACACAACGGTGCTGAGACGCCAGTCACCGAGAGTTTCACTTTCAAAGTGATGGACTCGGCAAATGTGAGCGAAGAGATCACTGTCACCATCGATGTAACGAATACGAACGATGCTCCAGTCATCACCACGGAAGATGCAACAGGCACCACCGTGGTGGAAGAAGGAACAACAACCGTTAAGCTGGCTACAACTGCGATCAGCGACGCGGATGTTGGTGACGGAAATCTACGAGTCACAATCACTTCAGACGCTGGGCAAGGTACCATCACTGCCAGCGACTTGGAAGACATCACCGTGAACTTGGTAGACGCCAACACGGTAACTCTCGAAGGTACTTTGGAGGATCTGAACGCTTACCTCAACTCCATTGGATTCGATTTTTCTCCTGTTACAGATTTTGCTGGCACCGCCGAAATTGCTATCACGGTTGATGATCTCGGCAATGCCGGAGTTGGCGGGCCCCTCACTGGCACCGACACCCTCGACATTCTGGTGACCGATGTAAATGATATTCCGGTAATCGATGGTGACAACCTGATTGAGCTGGGAAGCATTGATGAAGATACCAGCTTGCCACAACTCGACGTCTTCGCATTGACCTCGCCTGGAGGCGGTGCGGACGAAGCCGAGCAAAGCTTCACCTTTACCGGGGTAAGCCTAACGGAGGGCATCGGTTCCCTGGGCTTCAATTCCGAGAACGGAACAATTGACTTCACGCCAGCCACCGATTGGTTTGGTTCAGTAACGATCGAGGTGGAAATTACCGACAATGGCACGACCAATGGTGAAGCCGATCCAATGTCGACCACGGCTACAATCACCTTTGAGGTTACCCCGGTGGACGACGCTCCAACGTTCACACTCGGCGAGAACCCCTTAATCACGAAGGATCTGACTTCTACAGCCTTTGGATTCCTTCAGAGCCTGAATCTAGGCAACTCAGAAGGAGAATCGCTGGCAAACATCAGCTTCGATGTACTCAATGTCGCTGATGATTCCACTGTATTTACGGAACTCTCGATTGAGGATCCTTTCGGAGCAGGCAATCTAGTCATGGTACCTGCCACCGATGTTACGGGAATCTTCGATATCCGCATCACTATCACCGATGGCAGTGACGGTCCCTCTGGTGTCGAAACTTCGACTTCCATGGATTTCCAGATCGTAATCACGGACGGAAATGGGGATCCACCAACAGCCGTAGCAGACTCGATTTCTGGAGTCTTGGAGGGTGGCGTCTACGATACGGCGTCAGGAGCAGATGGCACCTTCAGCCTGCTCGACAACGATACCGACCCTGACATCACAGGGGACGAAACCGGAGACCCGATCGATAGCTTGTCGGTCACTCAAGTATCCTATGGCGGCCTAACGGTTCCCGCAGGCACTCCAATTCCAACAGCCCATGGAACCGTGACGGTAAATGCCGACGGCACCTTACTCTATGAGCATGATGGTTCAGAGAACTTCACCGACACCTTCTCGTATACCATCACCGATGTGAACACCAGAGTCACTAGCGATGCTTCAGTAACGATTGAGATCGAGCCTCAGAACGATAGTGTGCCAAACGCTATCGCCGAGGTGGATATCACGGAAGGTGAAGAAGGCACAACCCTCTTCACCTTCGATGGGCAAGGCTCCACTGATGACGATCTACCGACTGACAGCCTGACGTACTCGTGGGACTTTGGCGATGGCACCTATGGTTCTGGAGCTGTCGTCAGCCATACGTTTGCCGACGACGGGGTTTACGAAGTGGTTCTCACCGTTACCGATAGTGCACTTCACACATCGGAGAGCGTACCACTGACAATCACTGTTGCTGACGTTGCTCCTACCGCAACGCTATCGGGTGCAGCCACGGTAAACGAAGGAGCTAGCTACACCTTAACGCTAGATAGCATTAATGATCCTGGCGACGACACCGTAACCGATGTCGTAATCGACTGGGGCGATGGAATCGTCGAGACATATGAGCTTACGACCAGTACGTTCGTTCATACGTTCGCGAACGGGACGAACACCACTAGCGACATTAAAGTACTGTTGGTCAATGAAGACGGGTATCACGACAATGCTGGTGTGCTTCCTGTTACGGTAAACAACGTGGCCCCCACCGGGCTTCTGCTGAACGGTGGTGATGTAAACGAAGGCAACTCCGGGCTGGTGTTTGTTGTCGGTGTCTATGATCCGGGAACCTCCGACCAGGTTGTGTTCGATTACGACTTCAACAACGACGGGATCTACGACCTAGTAGGTTCCACCAGTAGTTCGGCAGCCGTACCAGCTTCGTTCCTGGCCGAGGGAGGTTCGGTTGCCCCTGCGACCGATCAGACCGAAGTCACTGTCGGAGTACGACTACGAGATCAAGACGGCGGTGAGCAAGTGCTCTCCACTTCGTTCCAGGTAATCAACGTTGCACCTACTGTAACTCCGGTAGTCGACACCACGGCAAACATCAACGAACCGTTCACCAAGACGATTCAGTTTACCGATCCGGGTGCCGAAGCGGCTGGCTTTGATTACACGCTGGTGATTGAAGATTCCGGCGGAAAGGTCGTGGACACCATCACCGGCAGCACTGCAACCACGAACCGCACGGTTGAGTTCGCTCGCACCTTTACGACAACCGGCACCTATACGGTGAGTGTGACGGTCGACGACAACAATGCTGGTGGCACAAGTGCTGTCGAAACCTTCACCGTCGACGTCGTCGATCCGGATGCGTTCTACACCACGCTGGAAGTAGTGAACGTTACTCCCACCAGCAGTGGAGTGGCCATCGAGTTCAACCAGTCGCTAGACATGGAACAGCTGAACCTTTACTCCGGCATCAACGGTGCTGCAGCCGACATGACACTCATGCGGGACGGCACCGCGGTGAAGGGCTCGGTGGTCTACGACGAAGCCACAAATACCCTAACCTTCGTAAAGACCGGTGGGACACTGGCGGCTGGCAACTACACGCTGACGCTCAAGAGCGGTAGCGAGCAGTTTGTCAGTGCCGATGGGGACCTTCTGGCTGGAAATCTCGCCAACGGCGACTTCACCACCACCTTCTCCGTCGGATCCTCGGGCTCGATCCTTTCGATTCCCGACTTCGCCCGCGGTCCTGGCCAGGGGGTCGATCTCACCCCGGGTGATGCCGCGGATGTGGATCTACCGATTCGGGTGAACAACGTTACGAACCTGCTGTCGCTCGATGTCGAAGTCCACTACGATCCCGCCTTGCTGCAGATCGATAGTGTGGCCTCTGCCATCGATGGACTGTCGGTATTCGCTTCGATCGATAACGAGAATGGCGTGATCGTCATCTCCGCCAGTAGCACGACTCCCATTTCCGGAGCCGAGCTCAATCTAGTGAACTTGATCGGCTCGGTACCAGCCGAGGCACTTTACGGTGCTTCTCAGGTCATTGAACTTGTCACTCCAGCAGGATTGGCTGGTTCGCTCAACGAAGGGGCGATCACGGCTACCACCGACTCGGCCATCCACAAAGCCATCTTTGTGGGCGATGTCGATGGTTCGATGAGCTACAACGCGAACGACACTGGTATCTTCGCCAGTGTGGTGATCGGAGTCACAACCGGGTTCCCGGACATTGCCAACGGTCAAGCGTCCAAGGCAACGTATCCTCTCACCGACCCATCGATCGTCGGCGATGTCTCTGGCAACGGAGCACTCGGCGGTTTGGATCGCTCGCTGATCGCCCAAGAGATTGCCGGGATCGATCCTCCGCAGGTGCCAGATCTGCCAGCGATTACCGCTCCTTTGGCTTCGGCAATGCTGGATCCAGCATTCAACCTGCCGGAAACCATCTATGCGGTGCCAGGTGAGTCGGTTCAAGTGCCGGTAGAACTCGATATTGAATCGGGTGCATCGGTATACGCAGCCGCGTTCGAGAGCCTGACCGACAGCGGGGTGGTTGACTTCCAAGGAGCGAGCAAAGGGGCCGATTGGGATACCAATTGGGAACTCACTCAGAACGAAGTCTCCGAAGGCGAAGTTCGCGTCGTGGTCTCTAACACAGCCTTCCAGCCGGCGGCTGAGGGTGTGAACCAGATCGTTAACCTGGGTTATACCATACCAGCGACGGCCGAAGCCGGGGACACCACGACTATCGAAGTGTCGCCGCTGGACCCAACGGATGCTGGCCTTGTTTGGACATCCGACACTGGCAGTGTGGTAGTCACCTACCCTGGCGACTACAACCGCAACGGCACTGTTGACCAGGCCGACTATGACATCTGGAAGGCCACGTACGGCTCGACTACTGATTTGCAGGCCGATGGCAATGGCGACGGCACGGTCAGCCTAGCGGACTACACGATCTGGCGAGACCAACTCGGCCTCTCTGTGGTCAGCTCAACTCCTGCTACCGCTAGTGCCATGACTTCGGCGTCAACCGAGGCTCCTACGGCTAGTGCCAGTTCCGATATGGGGACTAGCGTGGCACCCGTAAGCCTTGGTACCGAGGACACCGCTGAGCAACTGCCGACAGCAGTGATGGCTGTCCAGGCACCAACAGCTGTGGAGTCGACTGTCGAAACCACCGCTTGGCTACAGGGTCCTGTCCAGCAATCAGCAACGCAGCCTTTCCAACGTAGCTTCTCCACCGACGAGTCGGTTGCAGAAGATAGCGGGGCACGCGACCAAGCCTTGTTGTTGCTAGGCGACGCTGTTGAAGAAGACTCGTCCGATCTGTTCGGCACTTCGAAGGAAGTGGTGAATAAGGACAACGTCGAATCGGCTTGGGACCTTGCCTTCGCCGAAGATGGCGAACTAGCGGAAGCCCGAGGCACGATTGGTCGCTTCGGGGCACGCTGGAATCGTGGTCTCTAA